One segment of Vibrio gazogenes DNA contains the following:
- a CDS encoding right-handed parallel beta-helix repeat-containing protein, producing MKFKIISLSMLMLVSHLGFAKNLYIAPYGSDSHAGTLSSPLKTIMAAQAAASAGDTVYIRGGTYYLNNSNITQHQSVRAIVNNITKDNIRYINYGSERPVFDFSNVKPANYRNTAFMVRADNCVFKGFDVVGVQVTIDDHHTQSEAFMINKGNGNRFENLAIHDGMAIGWYLVAGSNNYVLNVDAYNNRGLNHYSDGNVDGFGVHPTSSSYTGNVISHSRAWFNSDDGFDLINADAAVTIEYSWAFYNGYGQDFTRLGDGNGFKAGGYGRNGSATPSVIPRHTIRYNLAVRNRSAGFYANHHIGGQNWINNTAIRNQSANYNMLSTLDDNRTDVKGYGHYMRNNLGFDGHNEVINLGNSNQNDMIYNYFNLPVTITSKDFRRLDERELMYPRQADGSLPRIKYALLKQGSDLIDAGIYAGDGYKGVAPDLGAFESDY from the coding sequence ATGAAATTCAAAATCATCTCGCTATCGATGCTTATGCTCGTAAGCCATCTGGGTTTTGCTAAAAACCTATATATTGCCCCTTACGGTTCCGACAGTCATGCCGGCACACTCTCTTCCCCATTAAAAACCATTATGGCAGCACAAGCGGCGGCTTCAGCCGGTGATACTGTCTATATCCGAGGCGGTACTTATTATTTAAACAATTCGAATATCACCCAACACCAAAGTGTTCGCGCAATCGTCAACAATATCACCAAAGACAATATTCGCTATATTAACTATGGTTCCGAGCGACCCGTCTTCGACTTCTCGAATGTCAAACCGGCTAATTATCGCAATACGGCCTTTATGGTCCGGGCGGATAACTGCGTATTTAAAGGCTTTGATGTGGTTGGTGTACAGGTCACGATTGATGATCATCACACTCAATCCGAAGCATTTATGATCAACAAAGGCAATGGTAATCGCTTTGAGAACTTAGCGATTCATGATGGTATGGCCATTGGCTGGTACTTGGTTGCCGGCAGTAACAACTACGTCCTCAATGTCGATGCATACAACAACCGTGGGTTAAACCATTACTCGGATGGTAACGTCGATGGTTTTGGGGTACACCCAACTTCATCATCCTATACCGGGAATGTCATCAGTCATTCACGTGCTTGGTTTAATAGTGACGACGGTTTTGATCTCATCAATGCTGATGCGGCAGTCACCATTGAATATAGTTGGGCTTTTTACAATGGTTATGGCCAAGACTTCACCAGATTGGGTGATGGGAATGGTTTCAAAGCAGGCGGTTATGGCCGCAACGGCAGTGCAACACCCAGTGTCATTCCACGCCACACCATTCGCTACAACTTAGCGGTACGTAACCGCTCTGCCGGTTTTTACGCCAATCACCATATCGGTGGTCAGAACTGGATCAACAACACTGCGATTCGTAACCAAAGCGCAAACTACAATATGTTATCGACGCTTGATGACAACAGAACCGATGTGAAAGGCTACGGACATTACATGCGGAATAACTTAGGATTTGATGGTCACAACGAAGTCATCAATCTGGGTAACAGCAACCAAAACGATATGATCTACAACTATTTCAACTTACCCGTTACGATCACATCAAAAGATTTTCGTCGTCTCGATGAACGTGAATTGATGTACCCGCGTCAAGCGGATGGTTCCCTCCCGAGAATCAAATACGCCCTGCTGAAACAAGGCAGTGATTTAATTGATGCCGGTATCTATGCCGGTGATGGTTATAAAGGCGTCGCACCTGATTTAGGAGCGTTTGAGTCTGATTACTGA